AGCAGGCAGTCGAGATGCCAGAGCGCCTCGTTCACCGAGGTGATCAGCGAACGCGGCGCTTCGCCGTTCAGGATCAGGAAATGCGCAACCCGCGAGGCGCTGACATCGTCACCGTAAGCCCAGTGGAACGACCTGTGGGCCGAAAGCGCACGCAAGATCACTTGCCACTGGTAGTTGTCGAGGCCGGAGCCGACAAATTCGACCCGCGGCAAGAGGACGAAATATTTCACATCCAGCACACGCGCCGTCGAATCCGCCCGTTCGAGCGCATAGCCGAGTTTCATGAAATGGAACCCATCATTGCGAAGCTGCGTGCCATCAATCGCGCCATGCACGGTCGAGGCATGGCGGGCCACCATATCGGCCAGATCGGCGGCGTCCTCCTGCCCCGGATCCATGCCCCGCATTTCCTGCCAGGCAACATTCAGCGCGTCCCAGACCCGGCTGGTCAGCGCGGTGCGCACGATACGGCCGGATTCGCGCGCGTTATACATGCAGCTTGCGACCGAGGAGGGGTTGTTGCGGTCGAAGATCATGAATCTCTCCATGTTCTCCTCGCTCAGTTCATCATAGCTGCGATGATAAAGATCAGACGCGGCGGAGGCGCGCAGAAGCGACTGCCACTCGTTCTGATAACCCTCCGCCGTGTTCGGCAGCAGGGTAATCCTCGCGCCGACTTCGAACAGGCGAGAGGCGGTTTCGGCGCGTTCCATATGACGGCCGAGCCAGAAGAGGTTGGATGCGGTACGGCTAAGCATGATCTTTCCCCTTATTCCGACAGGACCCAGGTGTCCTTGACGCCCCCGCCTTGCGACGAGTTGACGACCAGACTGCCCTCTTTCAACGCCACGCGTGTCAGACCGCCCGGCACCAGTTCGATACGTTCGCCGCACAGGCAGAAGGGGCGCAGATCGACATGGCGCGGCGCGATGCCTTCCTCGACGAAAGTCGGGCAGGTGGACAGCGACAAGGTGGGTTGGGCGATATAGTTATTCGGGTTCTTCTCGATCAGCTTGCGGAACTTCTCGATCTCCTCCTTGGTCGAGCGCGGCCCGACCAGCATCCCGTAACCGCCGGAGCCGTGGACCTCCTTCACGACGAGATCGGGAAGATTGTCCATAACGTATTTGTAATCTTCGTCCTTCCAGAGCGTCCATGTGTCGACATTCTTCAGGATCGGTTCCTCGCCAAGATAGAACCGGACCATTTCAGGCACGAAGGTATAGATGGCCTTGTCATCCGCGACACCCGCACCGGGCGCGGAACAGATCGAAACGCCGCCGGAGCGATAGACATCCATCAGTCCCGGAATGCCCAGCATGGAGTCTCGCCGGAAGGTCAGCGGATCGATGAAGGCGTCGTCGATCCGGCGATAGATGACATCCACCTTCTTCGGCCCCTCGGTCGTGCGCATGAAGACGAATTCACCGTCAACGAACAAATCCGCCCCTTCGACCAGCTCGATGCCCATCAGGTTGGCGAGGAAACTATGTTCGTAATAGGCGCTGTTGAAATGGCCGGGCGTGAGGATCACCACGCGGGGTTTCCCCTCACATTTCTTGGGCGCAACCGATTCCAGGGTCCGGCGCAAAAGCTCAGGATAGCCATCAACGGGCTCGATACGGTTGCCGCGGAACAGTTCCGGGAACATCCGCATCATGATTTCACGGTTTTCGAGCATGTAGCTGACACCGGACGGGGTTCGGCAATTGTCCTCCAGAACGAAGAAATCGTCGCGGCCCGTGCGCACGAGGTCGATCCCGATGATATGGCTGTAAACGCCGCGCGGCGGTACGAAGCCGACGACCGCTTTTTCATAGGCTTCATTCTGATAAACCAGCCGCGCCGGAATGCGGCCTGCGCGCACGATTTCACCACGGGAGTAGACATCCCGCAGGAACGCGTTCAGCGCCTTGGCCCGCTGCTTGATCCCACGCTCCAAACGACGCCATTCATTTTGCGTGAACACTCTCGGCATCATGTCAAACGGGATAAGCCGGTCCGGATCGCCGCCCTCGCCATACACCGCAAAGGTGATCCCGATCCGGCGAAACAGCGCCTCCGCCTCGGCCTGTTTCATCTGCCGGAAATCGGCAGGCATATGGTCGACCCAGTCCGAGAGGCTCGCATAAGCTTCCCGCACCTGCTCGCCGTCGAACATTTCGTTGTAATACATTTGCTCCCCCGTCACTTCCGCCACAAAGCCAACCTGCCCCGCAGCGCCTCCGACTTAAAGTCGGCTTGCTATTCTAACGAGTCTAATTGGGTGAGGTTCCAGCATCTGCCCATTTTATGAGCAACCAAGACCCTGTTTAACCTCCCCGTCAATTGCCTTAAACTGACAACAAAATACGTCAAAAAAAACGAGGCAGCCATGAACAGGTTTTTGAAGCTTTGCATCCTGATGCTGGTCGCGTCCTGTGGAGGAGGGAACTACTCCGCCCCGCGCAACCTCGACAATGCCTGCGGCATCATTCGCGAGCGGCCCGCCTATTTTCGGGCAATGAAACGAACCGAGCGCCGTTGGGGCATCCCGATTGCCGTGCAGATGGCGACGATTCATCAGGAATCGAAATTCATCGGCGACGCCCGCACGCCGCATCAATATGCGCTCGGCATCATTCCGGTTGGCCGGCAAAGCTCTGCGTATGGGTACAGTCAGGCTCTGGACGGAACCTGGGAGGAATATCAGCAATCTACCGGCAACCGCCGGGCACGCCGCGACAATATCAACGATGCCACCGATTTCATGGGTTGGTATATGGACGGCTCCACCCGCAGCCTCGGCATCGCCAAATCCGACGCCCGCAGCCAGTATCTGGCCTATCATGAGGGCCGTGGCGGTTTCTCACGCGGCTCCTATCGCTCAAAGGGTTGGCTGGTCAATGTCGCCAATCGGGTGCAGTCGCGGGCGGAAATGTACCAGACCCAGCTTTATCGCTGCCGCTGATCGGCCAAGGCGTTTGGAATATCGAACCGACAGCGGGCCGATCACCGGCGAATGTCGCTTCAGGACCGGTAAAGATGCTTGGCTGACGGCATAAAAAAGGCCCCGAAAACGGGGCCTTTCTTTTTGGGACCGGATCAGATCACGGTGCCATCAGATCGCAGCGAAGGGATTGCTTCGCAACGCGCCCGCAGGTTTTCTGCGCATCCGACTGAGACAGACCGACAAGGGTCGCTTCAAAGCCGCTGGACGATTCGCGGATATTGCGCAGCGCACCGTCGAGCAACTCGCTCTCCTGCATGGCGATCTGGATCAGCCGGGCATCTGCCTGATCGCGGGTCTTGAAGCGACCAAGCGAAACGCCCCAAGCCTGCCCGCCGGAGGACGACGCACGAGACACTTTTTCGGTCGGACGCGCCTCCGGCCCCTCACCGGCGGAGCTTCCGATAATCACCGTTTCGGAGCGGCGCTGCGGTTTCGGTGACGTTTCCAGCGTCAGGTCGGCATTCGACCGCTTGGCGACGTCGGAGGTGCTCGCCGCCGCAATCGCCGGTGAAGCCGCGCCACGGCTACGCGGCGCGCGGATCGGTCGTGCCGACACCGACAAACCCCCTTGCGACGCGCTGGCAACAACCGTAGCAGTCATCGCTTCCTTCACCGCATCATTCGTCGCAGCCGCAGTCGACGCCACCTGGGAAGGTCGCCTTGGCGGGCGCGAACTGCTGGCCAGTCTGCGGACCCCGGTCGCGGCACCGCTCGCCGCGGCTTGCTTGGCAGGCGCGGCCTGCGGTTTCGTCGCAGCGAGCGCCATTGCCTCGTTCAACGCTGTGTTCAGGCTTTTCGTCGCAACCGTGGCCGTCGAGGGCTGCGGCTTTTTAAGCGAAGCAGGACGCGCCGCCGGGGCGGTACTGGCAGCAGCAACCGCGACCTTGCGGCTGGATTTTCGCTGCACGATATATTGCGGCGGCGCAGGTTTGACCTCACGCACACGGGTCGGCGCGCGGCCAAAGCCCATATCCAGCAGCTTCGCCATCGTGGCGTTACGCTGCGCCGTGGAGGTGCCCCCGAATACGGTCGCGATGATGCGCTTCGATCCGCGCTGCGC
The genomic region above belongs to Paracoccus sp. SCSIO 75233 and contains:
- a CDS encoding alpha-E domain-containing protein yields the protein MLSRTASNLFWLGRHMERAETASRLFEVGARITLLPNTAEGYQNEWQSLLRASAASDLYHRSYDELSEENMERFMIFDRNNPSSVASCMYNARESGRIVRTALTSRVWDALNVAWQEMRGMDPGQEDAADLADMVARHASTVHGAIDGTQLRNDGFHFMKLGYALERADSTARVLDVKYFVLLPRVEFVGSGLDNYQWQVILRALSAHRSFHWAYGDDVSASRVAHFLILNGEAPRSLITSVNEALWHLDCLLRRYGEEVPHSARDRAQALADRFAALDIDEIFDEGLHEFLTDFIIEIGRIATCVQNDFFHGRG
- a CDS encoding circularly permuted type 2 ATP-grasp protein translates to MYYNEMFDGEQVREAYASLSDWVDHMPADFRQMKQAEAEALFRRIGITFAVYGEGGDPDRLIPFDMMPRVFTQNEWRRLERGIKQRAKALNAFLRDVYSRGEIVRAGRIPARLVYQNEAYEKAVVGFVPPRGVYSHIIGIDLVRTGRDDFFVLEDNCRTPSGVSYMLENREIMMRMFPELFRGNRIEPVDGYPELLRRTLESVAPKKCEGKPRVVILTPGHFNSAYYEHSFLANLMGIELVEGADLFVDGEFVFMRTTEGPKKVDVIYRRIDDAFIDPLTFRRDSMLGIPGLMDVYRSGGVSICSAPGAGVADDKAIYTFVPEMVRFYLGEEPILKNVDTWTLWKDEDYKYVMDNLPDLVVKEVHGSGGYGMLVGPRSTKEEIEKFRKLIEKNPNNYIAQPTLSLSTCPTFVEEGIAPRHVDLRPFCLCGERIELVPGGLTRVALKEGSLVVNSSQGGGVKDTWVLSE
- a CDS encoding lytic transglycosylase encodes the protein MNRFLKLCILMLVASCGGGNYSAPRNLDNACGIIRERPAYFRAMKRTERRWGIPIAVQMATIHQESKFIGDARTPHQYALGIIPVGRQSSAYGYSQALDGTWEEYQQSTGNRRARRDNINDATDFMGWYMDGSTRSLGIAKSDARSQYLAYHEGRGGFSRGSYRSKGWLVNVANRVQSRAEMYQTQLYRCR
- a CDS encoding D-alanyl-D-alanine carboxypeptidase family protein; protein product: MFRAGLLTLMAFLIPVAVQAAPFAAFVMDGRTGKQIHAQNADTRLHPASLTKMMTLYMAFTAIERGQVRLDTKFTISTKAANEVPSKLGLRAGQKIELRYLIRAAAIKSANDAATAIGENLAGSEANFANQMTRMAQALGMRNSQFRNANGLTQSGHFSTARDMTILGRRLFYDFPQYYPIFSRRSADAGIATVRSTNRTFLDNYSGADGIKTGYTRAAGFNLTASAQRGSKRIIATVFGGTSTAQRNATMAKLLDMGFGRAPTRVREVKPAPPQYIVQRKSSRKVAVAAASTAPAARPASLKKPQPSTATVATKSLNTALNEAMALAATKPQAAPAKQAAASGAATGVRRLASSSRPPRRPSQVASTAAATNDAVKEAMTATVVASASQGGLSVSARPIRAPRSRGAASPAIAAASTSDVAKRSNADLTLETSPKPQRRSETVIIGSSAGEGPEARPTEKVSRASSSGGQAWGVSLGRFKTRDQADARLIQIAMQESELLDGALRNIRESSSGFEATLVGLSQSDAQKTCGRVAKQSLRCDLMAP